A region of Alosa alosa isolate M-15738 ecotype Scorff River chromosome 17, AALO_Geno_1.1, whole genome shotgun sequence DNA encodes the following proteins:
- the si:dkey-117n7.5 gene encoding collagen alpha-1(VII) chain, with amino-acid sequence MRGLPGRMGSPGLDGELGDPGLPGTPGIPGLNGLTGRKGEKGAEGINGTDGLPGQKGQKGATGFAGFPGFKGSAGAPGASGAQGRPGPIGPKGDTGVKGDKGRRGRGKPCVRGLPGTPGQRGQNGEPGPEGTKGDKGETGLSVEEVKELVTKEVVKKCGNDILVLVNSQDPDAEDSDGVPGTVFTTIIRSTPGEDDYGEEEEQTDTTTVSPSTPNTEATTASFNLTDVHEGTRRKRRGRRRVLRPSSGLSSDACLEPMSEGHCSEYILLWYFHLRSGGCRPFVYGGCGGTRNRFASKQECQMLCAQAQKASDHR; translated from the exons ATGCGAGGTTTACCTGGTCGTATGGGCAGCCCAGGCTTGGATGGAGAGCTG GGGGACCCAGGGTTGCCAGGCACTCCAGGAATTCCAGGCCTAAACGGGCTCACTGGGCGAAAA GGTGAAAAAGGAGCTGAGGGCATTAACGGAACTGATGGCTTGCCTGGGCAGAAAGGCCAGAAG GGGGCCACAGGGTTTGCTGGGTTCCCGGGATTCAAAGGCTCCGCCGGAGCCCCAGGGGCCTCTGGAGCGCAGGGTCGCCCGGGGCCAATCGGCCCCAAAGGAGACACGGGAGTAAAG GGAGATAAGGGCAGAAGAGGCCGAGGCAAGCCATGTGTGAGGGGCCTCCCCGGGACTCCTGGACAACGAGGGCAAAAC GGTGAACCTGGACCAGAGGGAACCAAAGGAGACAAGGGGGAAACAGGACTCTCT gTGGAAGAGGTGAAGGAGCTTGTGACCAAGGAAGTGGTGAAaaagtgtg GGAATGACATTTTGGTGCTGGTGAACTCTCAGGACCCAGATGCAGAGGACAGTGATGGTGTACCAGGGACCGTGTTCACCACCATCATCCGCAGCACGCCTGGTGAGGATGActatggagaggaagaggagcagacagACACAACTACTGTCAGTCCATCCACCCCAAACACAGAGGCAACAACAGCCTCGTTCAACCTCACAG ACGTCCACGAAGGAACGAGAAGGAAGCGACGAGGGAGGAGACGTGTCCTCCGCCCCTCCTCAG GCCTCTCCTCAGATGCTTGTCTGGAGCCCATGTCCGAGGGCCACTGCTCCGAGTACATCCTGCTGTGGTACTTCCACCTGCGCTCTGGAGGATGCCGCCCTTTTGTCTACGGTGGCTGTGGGGGG